A region of the Sarcophilus harrisii chromosome 3, mSarHar1.11, whole genome shotgun sequence genome:
GGGGACACGAAGAAGGGGTGAGGGGCCCGGCGGGGGGgaccccggcccggcccggcccaggCCCAGCCCTACCTCCTGTGTTTGCCActgggcggcggcggcggctctgGGCCGGCCTCTGTCCCGCGCTCCTGGGCCAGGGCCTCCTTCTGATTCCGAAGctgaggaaaaagggaagggggtggCCGAGGGGTCCGGGGGAGGAGGCAGAGCGAGAGGGCCGCAGTCCAGCAGGCCCCGGGGAGGCTGGAGGGAGGGGGGCTCTGGGGGGGAGGTCAGGGGGGGACACCCTGGGGGGGGCCTAGGGGAGGGGTGACGGGGGAGACCCCTGGACCTCACATCTTCCTGCTTCTGGGCCAGCTCCTCCAGAAGGCTGAGCACGTCCTCATCCGCCAGGTCACAGGGACGCTGACCctggagtggaggaagggaggaggatgacGGTGGGCGCCACGGAGGCCaagccccgcccccggccccctGGGCACACATTGCTCCCTTCCTTTTGTGGACATTTATTTAACCCCTACTGTGTGCCACCCATTCGCCAGCCTCAGGGGCAGTGAGAAGGGAAGGTGCGTTTAAAGagcgcctactgtgtgccggCATCCATTAGGCATTTACAAGTCTTGTCTCCTGAGCCTGCCCTCCAGGGAGACCCTTAGAATGCCCCCACATCTGCAGTTAGAGAAGGGCCCCCCTGGGGGCGCCCCGGTGCCCGCTCCGCCCTGGTGCCCGCAGGGGAGCTCAGGCCTTCCTTGGCCCCGGGAGCGGCTCTGTCCCTGTACGCTGGGCTGCCCGGGGGAGGCCCTAATGGGCCAGAGCCTGGTCAGAGCCTTCTGGCAACAGGGAGCCTGGATTTACTGGTAGAAACGCCCAGACAAACCTAGGGAGCTTCAGACAGTCTGAGCCCTAAGGGGCGgccatgggggagggagggggagggctttgggggagggggacacGGGGGAGCCAGGACCAATGTCCCAACAGGAAGATTTCTGTCCGTAACCTTTATGCTTTGGTAGAGACAAACTGAGGTTCTGGGGATGGAAGAGGCGGGCCACAAGGGGCGAGGCGGACAGAGGGAAGGCTGGCCAGAGCCAAGGTCACCCGCCGAGGGGGCTGGGAGGAGGGGTCAGAGGCCGCAAAGAGCCGGGCTCTGAGGGAGCCAAGGGCCAGGGCGCTCTGTCCTCCAGGAGCCTAGGACCGAGCGGGGGCCCTGGGCACGGCTGTGGGCAACGCCTTGGGCACCGCCCAGGGACCTCTCTGCCACTCCGCCCCCCCCAGTCTGGTGCCCTTGACACCTCTGGGGCCCTGCAGCGACCTCGCTGGGCCCTCCCCCCGCCAGCTGGAGCTGACCACGTGGGCACAGACCCCAGCCCACAGTCAGGGAGACCGCCCGCACCCCTACCACAGAGGCTCCTCCCGGGGCAATGATGGGAAAGCCGGGCACGCAGCGGCGCCTCCCAAGTGCTCGGGCCCCACGGGCATGGACGGCCTCATTTACCCAGGGCCTTTGTTCCCCCAGGACCCCCCGCAGCCCGGCCCGCAGGTGCCCCCGGCCCTCACCGCGTGGGTTAAGGAGTCCATGCCGCCCCCGTGCTCGGCCAGCAGGCGGCAGGCGTCCTCGACGCCCCAGTGGGCGGCCGCGTGCAGCGGCGTCCAGCCGTCCCCGTCCCGCAGCTCGGGGTCGTAGCCGGCCTGGAGGAGCAGCCTGCGGGGACAGAGGCGGGGGGCTGACGGGCGGCGGAGGACCCCCACTCGGGGAGGGGGCCGCCCCCCACGCCCACCTGCCCCCCGCTCTCCCCGCCCGGCCCGGCCCCCACACCTCATGACCTCCATGTAGCCCTTGGCGGCGGCCACGTGCAGGGCCGAGGCGCCCGTGCGGGGGTGGCGGGCCTCGGGCATGGCGCCCCCGTTCAGCCAGCACCGCGTGTCGTGCAGCAGCAGCTCCTCCTCGGCCCGCTTGGCGGCCTCCACGTCCACGCCTTGGGGGAGGAGAGACAAGGCGCCGTCGGCTCCCGGAGAGGGCCCGGCCCCGCCGCCCGCGCGCCCCCACGTCCCCCCGCCCACCTCGGCGGGCGATCTCCGCCCTCAGCAGGCTCTCCATGGCGTCGGCCTCCGCCAGGTCCAGGGGCAGGTCCCCGTCGCTGTTCACGGCGGCGATGTTGGCGCCGTGGCTCAGCAGGTACCTGGAGGCGGacgggggagggggtgagagaagACCCCGGGCAGGAAAGGCAGCAGCCGAGGCCGGGGGCAGGGGCAGCCCCTGGCAGTGACCCCGAGTGTCCGCGCCTGGGGCCCCGGGAGGCTGGAGTTCAGGGGCACAATCTTGGCAGCCAAGTGGAGGAGGGGCTGGAGCGAGAAGGGCCCGAGGCCGCCAGGAGACACCCATGTGTCTCACTGAGGGCCATGTCCTCTAGAGGAAGAGCCGAGGGTCTGGGACCACCCCGAAGGGGTCAGGGAGTGACCCGGAGGAGGAGCAGTCAGGGAGGGAGGAGCACCAGGAGACTGCAGAGCACGTACATATTTGCACACGCTCAGCCTGAGGCACGGAGGCGCAGGCCAGGGGCTTTCAGCCCACCCGAGCTTTCTGCCCGGCGCTGCCCAATGACCTTCCATCCTTCTAAACTAAGGAAACCAGCAGAGGGCGGTGCTCCTCTGAGTCCGGGAGGGGCCTGGCGGGCAGGGCAGTGCCTGCTCACAGCCTGGCACGGGGGGAGGCCGAGGCAGGCAGCAGCTGCCACGGCCCAGGAGGCTGTTTGGGATCCATCCGCCACAGCCCTCATCCCCTCAGGGTCCAGAAGAACCTTCCCctccgtctgcctcagtttccccaagtaTAAAATGGGACCACAGGACCAGGGTCGCCCAAGAGCCCGGGGGCTCGCCCTGGGGAGCGGCTGTGGCATCCCTGGCGCAATGGGGTCAGCGCCTCAGGCGGACAGACACACGGGGGGCAGCAGGGCCCTTGGGAAGCCACCTCGCGCCATCCTTGTGGGCAGGGCCGAGACAAAGCAAGGGGTTCGGGCCAGGGCCATCAGGCCCGTGCCAGGAGACCAGAGACGGGCACACAAGGCTTGGGGGGTTCAGCAGGCAGCAGCCTCCATCCGGGAAGGCCGTCGAGGGCCAGAGGAGGCACCCGGAGGAGCCACGCCAGTCATCCCTCAGAGGCGCCAACAGGAGCCGGGCGCTCCCTCCGGCTAAGCCACGGGGGCCTCCAGGCTTTCCGGGGACTCCCCGCTCCCCCAGCCTGAACCCCCTTCTCTCAGCAGGGCCCCGCCCACCAAAAGCAGGAGGTCTGAGGGGGGGCAGGGACAAGCCCGGGAGGGCCCCCCCGCTGGGCCCCGGAGCCTTACTGGGCAATGTCCAGGTATCCACAGGAGGCAGCCACATGCAAGGGGGTCCAGCCCTCGTTGTCGGCCTGGTTGACCGAGGCCCCCTCCTCCACCAGGAAGCGGACGACCTCCAGGTTCTCATCAATGCAAGCCTGGCAGAGAGAGCGGGGGAGGCCGGCTGAGCAGGGAGGGCAAGAGCCGTGGGGGAAGGGGGGCCTCAGCGCCTTGCCCAGCCCCCGGCCTGGCCCTCCCGAGGTGCCTGAGGGGCAGAGGCCCCCCTCCCCTCAGCCCCCGGCCCCCGGGGCCCAGAGAGGAGGGAAGGCACCGAGGGCCAGCGGGATGAAGTCATGGAAACTCAGGCGGGGAGGGGGGGCTGGGCCATCCCGGCCTGGGAACGGGCTGAGCTCGGGCTCCGTTTATTTCCTCCCCGATGTCATGGagacccggggggggggggggggggacaggggGCCTCCCCTACAAGGTCGTGGTGAGAGCGGAGGGAAGGCCGGGAGCCAGCTCAGCCAAGCAGCACCTGGGACCCGGGCCCTGCTGCCCCGGGAGCTACGGGCTCCGAGGCCGAGGGGCCCGCTGGACCACCCCGGGGTGTCGGGCAGTGACctggggggcagggggagggccTGGGACACGAGCTCCGAGGCCTCTCGCTAGGAGGATGCAGCAAGGGCAGGCCCAGTCCTCCGGCCCCCAAGGACCAAGGGACAAATGTGGCCACGGGGGAGGCCCAAAATCACCTACAGGCGGGCTGCTTCCCGCCCCTTGGGCAGGGGGGCCAGGCTGGGGAGAAGCCTCCCCCGAGGGGCCCCGGGGTCGGGCACGGGGCGGGGGCAGGACAGGACTTTGGGCGcaagggggcgggggggggggagggccaGGGCTGCACAAGACTTGGGGCGGGGGGGGACCCCCAAAGCCCCAGGAAACCCCAGGGGCGGGGGCCAGGGAGGGTCCGGGCCCCGCCCGGGAGGGCCCCCGACAGACCCAAGGGCCAGAGCTCGGCAGGGCGGAAACCCCGGGCCCCAAGGGGCCGGCCGGGGGGGCTGGGGACTCGAGGGGTCAGAAGGTCCCGCCCCCAGGGCCCCCGCCCCCTgcaaaaaggagggagaggaaggctTGCCAGGGCAAGCCGGGGGGAAAGGCTCTGGGCCGGGCTGGGCCCGGCCCCCCAAAGGCCAGCGGGCCGGTTCCCCGACTCCCGACCTTTACCGCGGTTTTCCACCCCCAGTGGGGCAACCCCCCCAAGCTGCCAAAAGGAGCCCAGGAGGGAAGGACCCTCTGCCGAGGGCAGCggcactggggggaggggggctgccCCCTGGGTGCCAGGAGAACATGGGGAGAGCCCTGGCCCAGCTGCACGGGAGGGGGCCGGGAGAGGCCAGGGCGGCCCCCCAGGCCCCCGGGGACCCGGCCCCCCCAGCCCCCAGGCCCCCCTCCACCCCTCACCCTGGTCCCGCCTGCCGGGGCCCCCGGGGTGCTTCCGCCCCGGGCacccccctttccccacccctggGGCAGGGCACCGATGCTGAATGCTCGGTGCTGTCCAGCGGCCAGGGCCCCCCACCCCCGCACCCGGGGCTCTCCCATCCCGGGGCCCGCAACCAGTGCCCTGCACCGATGCTGTCCACTTGCTGCTGGGGAGCAGCCATGGGCCAGGCCCCGGCCCCAGCCCGTGTCCCCCCCAGCCCCCGGCCGCCCCTCCCCTCACCGAGTGCAGGGCACCGATGCTGTCCGCTTGCTGCCGGGGAGCAGCCCCGGGCAACCCCACCCcctttttccccaccccctccccacccctccccggGCCCCCCCCCTCCGGTGCCCTGCCCAAATGCTTCCCTTGGTGCTGGGGACCCCaggccccccccccaccccctccccccccccggcccccctcCCCACCTGGTGCACGCCTGATGCCGTCCCTTGGTGCTGTCCAAAGCCCCAGGCCCCCCCCCGCACCTGGCCCCGCCTCCTCCAGGTCCCCGCCGCGGCCAGAACTCGGCGCGCGCTCCCCGTGCGGCCCGGGCCCCCCCCGCCCCAGGCTCCCGCGCCCGCCGCCCGCCCCTGCCGGCTGCTCCTGCCGCCCTCCCgggcccgcccccccccccccgcctccggCCCAGGCAAACATCGCGGCCCGGCGTGGCCCGAGCGGGGAGCCCGCGCGGGGATccccggccgccgccgccgccgccgccgccgctacCGCCGCCGCCGCGCCCGACCCTCCCAGATCCCCCGATCCCCGGCGCGGGGGCCGCCGGGGGCGCCCCGCCCAGCCCCCGCGGCCCCCCAAAACCTAGTCCGcacccccttcccctctcttcgGGACGCCAGGAGTGTAGTCCGCACCCGCGCTTCGCGCGCCTCTCTTCGGGCCGCCGGGAGTTAGTCCTCAAAACTGTCCCGGAAGCCTGTCTGCACCTGCGCCTTAGGAACCTGAGCCCCGGAGCACGTCGGGAAGCGCAGTCCCAGATCCAAGCAGCCCGCGGAGCGTGGGCGGGGTGGGCGGGGCCGGCTCCTCAGAACGTCTGCGCGGACCGCGGCATGCCGGGAAACGGAGTCCGGGCGGCTCGTGGTAGGAGATGAATTTCTCCCTCCCAGCCGGTCTGCCCCCCCAGGGCCCCTGGGCCCGCGGTCTCGAAGGGAACgggggcgggggggcgggggCCCTGCTGGGAGCTGGGGAAGCGACGGCGAAAACTGGCCCGCGGCCCCTGGATCCCCGGGGCCTCCCTGCCCTGCGTCCCCCGCCCCCACTCCGCGCCGAGGCCCCCCGGAACCCCGGGCATCCCGGGCTCTGCGCTCTCTCGCGCGGCCGCAGCCCCTTCTCGCCCGTCAGCCGCGCGCCCAAGCGCCCCTGCGCCCGGGCCAACCCCTCAGGGGGGCCCGCCCGGGCCCGGGGCCGCCACGGGGAAGGACGGGGCGCCCCCACGCGGGCGGAGACGGCCCCCCGGTGAGGGGCCCAGGCCCAGCGCCCCCAGACGCTGGGGAAGGACCGGGCGGAGCCGGAGCGCTGGGGACCCGGGCAGACGGGCGGCAGCTGCCCCCCCCCGGGGCCCACGGAGAGGCGCCTCGTTCCTAAAAGAGAAAGGGCGGGGCTGAGAGGAAGGACCGCCCGGAAGGGCGCGGGGCAGGAGGGCGAGTGAGAGAACCCGAGGGGAAGCCCCCCGTGTTCCAGCTGCTCCCGGCCCTTGGCTCGGCCCCCGCGTCCCTCGCACAGAGCGGCCTTCCGGGCGCCGGCCTCCCCCCCCCGTCGTGTGCCGTGCTCCCGCCCCCGCGTCCCAGGGGATCATCCTCCCGTCCCCTTCCTCCACCGCCTGATCCCGTGCGGTCCCAGAGCTCCAGCCGGACCCCCTCCCCCGCCTCGCACGGGGCCGCTGGGATTCTGGTTCCGGAAACTCGCTCCATCCCAACTTGCGTCCCCTCCTTCCGACCCCCAGCCCTGCCCTCGGGGCCGCAGCCTCCCCGGGCGCTCGGGGCCGCCTCCGGATCTCGGCCCCCCGCAGGGCAGGGCGGGAGGGCCCCCAGGATC
Encoded here:
- the PPP1R12C gene encoding protein phosphatase 1 regulatory subunit 12C — its product is MFSWHPGGSPPPPSAAALGRGSFPPGLLLAAWGGCPTGGGKPRPVLPPPRARPRGPSGEASPQPGPPAQGAGSSPPREASELVSQALPLPPRSLPDTPGWSSGPLGLGARSSRGSRARVPGEGGLCPSGTSGGPGRGLGKALRPPFPHGSCPPCSAGLPRSLCQACIDENLEVVRFLVEEGASVNQADNEGWTPLHVAASCGYLDIAQYLLSHGANIAAVNSDGDLPLDLAEADAMESLLRAEIARRGVDVEAAKRAEEELLLHDTRCWLNGGAMPEARHPRTGASALHVAAAKGYMEVMRLLLQAGYDPELRDGDGWTPLHAAAHWGVEDACRLLAEHGGGMDSLTHAGQRPCDLADEDVLSLLEELAQKQEDLRNQKEALAQERGTEAGPEPPPPPSGKHRRSSVCRLSSREKISLQDLSKERRPGGSGAPPLRDEEEGEEEGPEPSALNGVSTPQTPDSPSPKTKEPRLARVTPTLSRKPSEPPETIVEPPTPLPAPTDSRERRRSYQMPVRDEESESQRKARSRLMRQSRRSTQGVTLTDLKEAEKSVRASAPEKEERSPESLDPAWRPRVPGLENSDAAVPRDEPEGQGRSQQAAPDRRKGRREHRGPAEGEEAEPADSPTCAESPASSVVDGSKGLQPQAEPGDRPRDSSNFRKLYLSLQGENERLRETLQETTLGLSQLKVELERATQRQEQFAERPAMLELERFERRALERKAAQLEEELKALSDLRADNQRLKDENAALIRVISKLSK